Genomic segment of Microbacterium hydrocarbonoxydans:
CGGCGCCACCGGATCGCCGGTTGAGGCTCACTCCCCCGTTGAGCTGCACGACCGTGACGCCGGTCGCCCACCCGTCGGGAAGCGCCTCGGCCACTGCGCGCAGCGTGCGACCCCAGCTCACTCCGAGAGTCCGCGGCACAGGTCGCATGGCGGTCAGGTAGTCGGCCGCAGCCTGCGCGACGCGCTCGAGCGTGCCGTCGTCACCTTCGGGCGCGGGCACGACGACGGCGGCGGCGAGCCCATGTCGATCGACGAGCTCGCGCTCGAGGCCGAGCCGACGGGCACGCGGGTGGATGATCTCGATCCGGACGATGCCCCGCTCCCGAGCCTGGATCAGCAGTCGCCCGACCTTCCAGCGGGAGAGCCCCAGGAGCGCTCCGATCTCGTCCTGCGTCTTCTCCTCGTCGTAGTACAACTCGGCGACGCGGACCATCGTCAGCTCATCGTCCACAGCATCCTCCTCTTCCTTCAGACTACGCGCCTTCCGGATTTCGCGCATGCATCCGCTCATATGAGCAGCACGGCGAGACCATTCGCACATCTGCCGGATACGCAGAAAGGACGTCGGCCCACGGGCCGACGTCCTTCCTGAACCGGATGCTTACGCGCGCTTGCGCGAGGTGAGCACCTGGTCGACGATTCCGTAGTCCAGCGCCTCAGCGGCCGAGAGGATCTTGTCGCGATCGATGTCGCGGTTGACCTGCTCGACGGACTTGCCGGTGTGGCGCGCCATGGTCTCTTCGAGCCAGGTGCGCATGCGGAGGATCTCCGCCGCCTGGATCTCGATGTCGGATGCCTGACCGTGACCCGCCTCGCCCATCGCCGGCTGGTGCATGAGCACGCGAGCGTTGGGCAGAGCGAGACGCTTGCCGGGGTGTCCTCCGGCGAGCAGCACCGATGCAGCCGATGCGGCCTGTCCGAGCACCACTGTCTGAATCTGCGGAGCGACGTACTGCATCGTGTCGTAGATCGCCGTCATCGCGGTGAACGAGCCACCGGGTGAGTTGATGTACATCGTGATGTCGCGCTCGGAGTCCTGGCTCTCGAGAACGAGGAGCTGGGCCATCACGTCGTCAGCCGACGCATCGTCGACCTGGACGCCGAGGAAGATCACGCGATCTTCGAACAGCTTGTTGTAGGGGTCCTGGCGCTTGAATCCGTATGCCGTGCGCTCCTCGAACTGAGGAAGCACGTAGCGGCTGGAGGGCAGATCGCCGGCAGAGCGGAAGGTGGGTGCGTACATGAGAGTCCTTTCGCTTTCCGTTACTTGATGTCCTGGTCGGTTCCGCCGCCACCGATGACGTCGGTGGCCGAGTCGCGGATGTGATCGACGAAACCGTACTCGAGGGCCTCGTCGGCGGTGAACCAGCGATCGCGGTCACCGTCTTCGTTGATCTGCTCGACCGACTTGCCGGTCTGAGCGGCCGTGATCTCGGCCAGGCGGTTCTTCATCGACGTGATCAGCTGCGCCTGCGTCTGGATGTCGCTCGACGTTCCGCCGAAACCACCGTGCGGCTGGTGCAGCAGCACCCGGGCGTTGGGCGTGATGTAGCGCTTGCCCTTGGTGCCCGCGGTCAGCAGCAGCTGACCCATCGACGCGGCCATACCGATCCCGACCGTGACGATGTCGTTCGGAACGAACTGCATCGTGTCATAGATCGCCATGCCCGCGGTGATCGATCCACCGGGCGAGTTGATGTAGAGGTAGATGTCCTTCTCGGAGTCCTCTGCGGCGAGAAGGAGGATCTTCGCGCAGATCTCGTTCGCATTGTCGTCGCGCACCTCCGATCCCAGCCAGATGATGCGGTCCTTCAACAGTCGGTCGAAGACGCTCGTAGCGAGGAGGGGTTCTGCAGCCATGTCAGCTCCTGATTCCGTGTTTCAGTGATTCGAATCTACCGGCGACAACGCAGCGCTCAGGCCGTGTTCGCCGTCGGCATATCAGCCGTCGAGTTCGGCGATCTCGTGGGCGTAGGCAGTCATCGAGCGGTGGTACCGGGGCAGGTGCGGCACGAGTGCGAGCAGCGCGACCGAGAGGCCCTGCGCCGGGCGCCCCGCGCTCGCGAGGATCAGCGCGTGCACCGTCGCGACGGCGTCCCGGTAGGGGCCGTCGCCCGACACCTCCTCCTCCGCGCGGATCACGGCGAGGGCATCGTCGTACTCTCCGAGGTTGCGCAGCGAGCTCGCCAGCTGGATGACGCACTGGGGACGATGCTCGTCATCGAGACCCAGTGCGAGAGCGCGCCTGTACAGCTCCACCGCCTCGGCGGGCCGCCCCGCGGAGTCCCGCGCACCGGCGCGTTCGAACTCGGCGCGCGCATCGTCACTCCCCCGCTCGGCGGCGAGAGCGTCGATCCTCGCGATCGTGTCGTCCCCGACCTCTTCACCGGTCGCGTCGTCCCACACCTCGTCGACGCGCTCTTCCCAGGTCTTCATGGTCTCCTCGGTCATCTGCTCACTCCATTCACGAGAAAGGGGCGGATGCCGCAGCATCCGCCCCTTTCATCGAGATCGTGTTCGATCACTCAGCCTTGTCGGCTGCCTTCTTGGCCGGGGCCTTCTTGGCAGCGGGCTTCTTCGCCGCGGGCTTCTCAGCCGCCTCGGCGTCATCAGCCTTCTTCGCCGGAGCCTTCTTCGCAGCCGGCTTCTTGGCTGCGGGCTTGTCGGCCGCCTCTGCGTCGTCATCCTTCTTCGCAGCGGCCTTCTTGGCGGGAGCCTTCTTGGCGGGCTTCTCGTCTGCCGGAGCGTCGCTCTCGGCAGCCGCCTCAGCCTCGTCATCGGTCACGACGAAGTCCGACAGATCGACGGCCTTGCCGTTCGTGTCGACGACCTTGACCTTGCCGAGCGCGATCGCGAGGGCCTTGTTACGGGCGACCTCGCCGACGAGCGCCGGAAGCTGGTTCGAGGACTGCAGCGCCTCGACGAACTCCTGCGGCGCCATGCCGTACTGCGATGCCGACTGGATGAGGTACTGCGAGAGCTCCTCCTGCGAGACCTGCACGTCGGCCTGCTCGGCGATCGTGTCGAGCAGCACCTGCGTGCGGAACTGCTTCTCGCTGGCCTCGGTCACCTCGGCGCGGTGCACGTCGTCTTCGAGACGGTTCTCGCCCTCGAGGTGGTTGTGCACCTCGTCTTCGATGAGCTGCGGCGGCACCGGGATCTCGATCTGCTCGAGCAGCGTCTCGACGAGCTTGTCGCGCGCGGCGGATCCCTGCGTGAAGACACCCTGCTGTGCGACCCGCTCGGCGAGGCTCGCACGGAGCTCGGCGATCGTGTCGAACTCGCTGGCGATCTGTGCGAAGTCGTCGTCTGCCTCGGGGAGCTCGCGCTCCTTGACGGCCTTGACGCTCACCGAGACCTCGGCCTCGGAGCCGGCGTGGTCGCCGCCCACGAGAGCGGAGCGGAACGTCGTGTCCTCACCTGCGGTGAGCGACTCGATCGCGTCGTCGATGCCCTCGAGCAGCTCGCCCGAGCCGACCTCGTACGAGACGCCCTCGGCACGGTCGATCTCGGCGCCGTCGATCGTGGCGACGAGGTCGAGCTCGACGAAGTCACCCTTCGCTGCCGGACGGTCGACAGGAACGAGCGTGCCGAACCGGGCACGGAGCTTCTCGATCTCCTCATCGAGTGCGGCCTCGTCGGCCTCGACGGCGTCGACCGTCAGGGTGATGCCGTCGTACGCCGGGATCTCGATCTCGGGACGGACGTCCACCTCGATGTCGACGAGCAGATCGCCTGAGAAGTCCTTCTCGTTCGGCCACTGCGTGATCTCAGCGGCCGGACGACCGACGATGCGCAGCTTGTGCTCGGCAGACGCCTCGCGGAAGAACTTGTCGAGGCCCTCGTTGACCGCGTGCTCGATGACGGCACCGCGTCCGATGCGCTGATCGATGATCGGGGCCGGGACCTTGCCCTTGCGGAAGCCGGGGATCTGGACGTCCTGAGCGATGTGCTCGTAGGCGTGCGAGATGCTGGGCTTGAGGTCGTCAGGGGTGACCGTGATGCTGAGCTTGACCCGGGTCGGGGTGAGCTTCTCGACGGTGCTGTTCGCCATGCTGGTGTGTTCTCCTTGTGGTTTCCGCGCTGAATCGCGGCTGTCAGGCCGTTCGAGCCGTGTCGGGGCGACAGGAGTTGAACCTGCGACCTCCCGCTCCCAAAGCGGGCGCTCTACCAAACTGAGCTACGCCCCGGGGAATCTGCACGCAGATTCAGCCCCACCGAGTCTAACGGACACGAGCACCTCCGAGAGTCCGCTATGATCGATGAGTCGGTACAAGCCGCAAGGTTTCGATCCGATATCGGGGCTGTAGCTTAGTGGTAAAGCCTCTGTCTTCCAAACAGATGATGCGAGTTCGATTCTCGTCAGCCCCTCCACTGGAAAAGGCCCCCGCGACGCGGGGGCCTTTCTCTTTGCCTTCAGGAGCCGGGCCCCGCACCCTCACGGAGCAGGGGCACCGTACGACTCCTCGGCTCAGCCGTCGTAGGGCAGCGCGCCGCGAACACGCAGGCTGCGTCCCCGCTGATCCGCGGGGACTAGAGTCTGGGTACGCAGGTTTCCCACGGAGGTCCCCACCGCATGACTGCACCCGTCGACGTGGCCACCTCCGCCGTCGGAGGCCACACCGTCCCTCCGCGCTTCTCGAGCGACGTCGACGCAGCACCGAGGCGTCGCCGGAGGCGCCCGGGTATCGCAGCGGGTACCGTCACGGTCCTTGTCGCGGCCGCAGCCGTCGGCATTCTCCAGGTCGCCGCCAACGTCGGCTACGACGGGGCGCGCGACGAGTTCGATGCGGCGGCGTCTGCGGCTCGGAGCAGCACGGCGACGGTCCGGCAGGAGCTGGCGTCGCTCAGCTCCACCGTCGATGCCGCCGAGCTGCTGAAGAGCGCAGATTCCGGCGTTCTCACGGCTCCCGATGCGAGGGACTCTCTCGCATCGGCGACGATGAATGCCGATGAGGCCGCCGGCCCCGCCGAGAGCCTGCTGGCCGATTCTCCGCCGCGGGCGGCGTCCAAGCCTTCGGTGTTCTGGGAGCTCTTCGCAGCATCCGGTCAACTAGCCGCCGATGCGCGCGATCTCGACCACCTGGCTGCCGACCTCGATGCCGCGACGCCTCCGATGACCACCGCCGACACCGAAGTGACCGATGCGGGTGTCGCTCTGCTCCGCTCAGCGTCCGAGGCAGCTCCCGCATTCGAGTCGGCGCATCTCTCGGCCAAGAACGACGCCGTGGTCGCCCTGCGAGACGCGGCATCGCGAGCATCCGACACGACGATCCTCGATGCGTCGGCGGTCGAGGTGCTGGTGGCGATGCAGGACGCCGCGGCTGAGGTCGTGGCGACGGAGCAGGCCGAACTCGCTGAGAAGGCGGGCCCGTTGCAGGGCGCGCGCCTCGAGATCGAGGCCTTCGCGCGCTCACTGGCTCCCGGCGTGCTGCTCGAGTTCGATTGGAATCAGATCGTCAACAACGCCGGATACAACGGCAGCATGGGGGGCCTCACGCGCTGGTGGTGGGACGATCCCGACCGAGCCTCGATCGAGTTGTCGAACTCGGTGGCCGAGCAGTGGCCGGACGAACGCAGCAAGGCCCTGATCGCGCACGAGGTCGGTCACGCGATCAGTGTGAAGTGCGAGGACATGTACGACTCATCGACCCAGGACAGCATCGAGAAGTGGGCGACGGCGTGGGCGATCAGCATGGGCTTCACAGATGATGCCAACGGGGTCTGGGCCTATGGATACCCGCCGCAGTCCTACATCGACGCCGCATCCGGGTGCCGCTGAGTCGACGCCTGACGCAGAAGAGGCCGCCGCGATCGAATCGCGGCGGCCTCTTCTCGGTCACATCGAGGTCACTGTCCTCGACGTTCGCGCAGCTGGGTCAGAGCGTCCTCGAGGAGCTGCACGGCTTCCTCGTCGGTACGCCGCTCTTTCACATACGCGAGGTGGGTCTTGTACGGCTCGGTCTTCGCGAGCGCAGGAGGATTCTCCTTGTCACGACCGGCCGGGAGTCCCGACTGCGGGTGGTCGATCGTCTCGGGGATCTCCTCTTCGGGGAGCCCCGCGGCGAAGTAGCGGACGGTCTCGTTGCCGAGGCCGTCCCAGTACGAGACCGCGATGCGGTCTGCGTGGTAGCCATGGTCCTGCTCGCCCATGGGGCCGGAACCCACTCGGGTCCCTCGGATCGCGTTGCCGCCGGTAGCCATCAGATCACCTCGAACTTCGTGATGAGACCGAGCGCCACGATCGACACGAACCACGCGAGAGCGAGGATCACCGTGAAGCGATTGAGGTTGCGCTCAGCGAGGCCCGACGAGCCGACAGCCGACGTCATTCCTCCACCGAACATGTCGGACAGGCCGCCGCCGCGACCCTTGTGGAGGAGGATGAGGAGAGTCAGCAGGACGCTGGTTATACCCAGCACCACCTGCAGGACGAACTCGAGAATTTCCACGAGAAAGAGCCTTTCGCTGGGGCAGGATTGCCCCGGTAACGGTCAAGTATACGGTGCGGCGGGGCGCGAGCCCCGCCGCACACTCATACGCCGACGTGCTTCTCGAAGCGGATGATCGCAGCGAACTCATCGACCACGAGGCTCGCGCCTCCGACGAGTGCACCGTCGACATCGGGCTCACGCATGAAGCTGGCGATGTTCGCGGCCTTGACCGATCCGCCGTACAGGACCCGGGTGCGCGCCGCGGCATCGTCACCGAGGACCTTGGCGATCACCGCACGCAGCGCGGCGCAGACATCCTGCGCCTGCTGAGGCGTCGCGGCCTGTCCCGAGCCGATGGCCCAGACCGGCTCGTACGCCACCACGATGTCGGCATCCTTCGAGAGTCCCTGCAGAGCCGCCTCGAGCTGACCTGAGGGCACGGCGCTGGCACCGAACTTCTCGAGGTCCTCGGCCGTCTCACCCACGCAGATCACAGGCGACAGACCGTGCTTCAACGCGGCCTTCGTCTTGGCTGCCACGACGTCATCCGACTCCGCGTGGTACTCACGACGCTCGGAGTGACCGATGATGACGTACTTCGCGTCGAGCTTCGCGAGGAACGCGCCCGAGATCTCGCCGGTGTACGCCCCGGAATCATGAGCCGAGAGGTCCTGCGCGCCGAGGGCGAACGGGATCTTGTCGGCGTCGATCAGGGTCTGCACGCTGCGGATGTCGGTGAAGGGCGGGAAGACCGCGACCTCGACCGAGCCGTCCTCGTGCTTGGCGTCCTTGAGAGTCCAGTGCAGCTTCTGCACGAAGGCGACCGCCTGCAGGTGGTCGAGATTCATCTTCCAGTTTCCCGCGATCAGCGGGGTACGGGTGTTCACACCCATCCGAGCACCTCCAGGCCGGGTAGTTTCTTGCCCTCGAGGAACTCGAGGCTGGCGCCGCCACCGGTCGAGATGTGACCGAACTGATCGTCGGTGAAGCCGAGCTGACGCACGGCCGCAGCCGAGTCGCCGCCGCCGACGACGCTGAGGCCGTCGACTTCGGTGAGCGCCTGCGCGACCGCCTTCGTGCCGCCGGCGAAGGCCGGGAACTCGAACACGCCCATCGGGCCGTTCCAGAACACCGTCTTCGACCCACGGATGACGTCTGCAAACCGAGCAGCCGTCTCCGGCCCGATGTCCAGACCGATGCCGGAGGAGCCGAATGCAGTGCTCTCGATGGCGTCGGCGGCAGTGATCTCATGGTCCGCGTCCGCGGAGAACGAGGATGCGACGACCACATCGGTCGGGAGCACGAGTTCCACACCGCGCTTCTCGGCCTCGGCGATGTAGCCGCGGACCGTCTCGAGCTGGTCTTCCTCGAGCAGGCTCGACGCCACTGCGTGGCCCTGTGCCTTCAGGAAGGTGAACAGCATGCCGCCGCCGACGAGGATGCGATCCACGCGCGGCAGCAGGTGCGAGATGACGCCGAGCTTGTCGCTGACCTTCGAACCGCCGAGCACGACCGCGTACGGGCGCTCAGGGTTCTCGGTGAGGCGGTCGAGCACATCGAGCTCGGCTGCGATGAGCAGGCCGGCGGCCGACGGCAGCAGCTCGGCGAGGTCGTAGACGCTCGCCTGCTTGCGGTGCACGACGCCGAAACCGTCGGAGACGAACACGTCTCCGAGCTCCGCGAGCTGAGCTGCGAAGGCGCCGCGCTCGGCGTCGTCCTTCGAGGTCTCCCCCGGGTTGAAACGCAGGTTCTCGATCACGACGATACCGCCGTCCTCGAGCGAGGCCACGGCCTCCTGCGCCGACTCGCCGACGGTGTCGCGAGCGAACGCCACCGGCTTGCCGAGCAGCTCGGACAGCCGCTGGGCGACCGGCGCGAGACTGTACTGCGGGTCGGGCGCGCCGTCGGGGCGGCCGAGGTGCGAGCACACGACGACGCGGGCGCCCGCGTTGATGAGTGCGTTGAGGGTAGGCAACGAGGCGCGGACACGGCCATCGTCCGTGATGATCCCATCCCGCAGGGGGACGTTGAGATCACAACGGACGATGACGCGCTTGCCCTCGAGCGAACCCAGTGAATCCAGGGTGCGCAGAGTCATGGGAGATGTCTCAGAGACGCTCTGCCACGTACTCGGTCAGGTCGACGAGGCGGTTGGAGTAGCCCCACTCGTTGTCGTACCAGCTGGAGACCTTGACCAGGTTGCCGCTGACGTTGGTCAGCGTGGCGTCGAAGATCGACGAGTGCGGGTTGTGCACGATGTCGCTCGAGACGATCTGGTCTTCGTTGTACTGCAGGAAGCCGGCGAGGCGACCGTCGGCCGCAGCCTTCTTGTAGGCCTCGTTGACCTCGTCGACCGTGAGGTTCTCTCGGTCGGTGATCAGCGTGAGGTCGACGATCGAGCCGGTGGGGACCGGAACGCGGTACGACGAGCCGCTCAGCTTGCCCTGAAGCTCGGGCAGAACCTCGCCGATCGCCTTCGCGGCACCGGTCGACGCCGGGGTGATGTTGATCGCGGCAGCGCGTGCACGACGAAGGTCGCTGTGAGGACCGTCCTGCAGGTTCTGGTCCGCCGTGTAGGCGTGAGCGGTCATCATGAAGCCGCGGTCGATGCCGAATGCGTCGTTGAAGACCTGCGCCAGCGGTGCGAGGCAGTTGGTCGTGCAGGAGGCGTTGGAGATGATGTGATCCGTCTCCGGGTTGTACGTGTCCTCGTTCACGCCCATGACGAACGTGCCGTCGACGCCGGTGCCCGGGGCCGAGATGAGGACCTTCTTGGCCCCCGCCTCGATGTGCTTCTTGGCGAGCTCGGCCTTGGTGAAGAACCCGGTCGACTCGATGACGATGTCGACACCCAGCTCGCCCCACGGGAGGCCCGCGGGGTCACGCTCTGCGAACGCCTTGATCGCCTTGCCGTTGACGGTGATGCTCTCGTCGTCGTAGCTGATGTCCGCATCGAGGACGCCGCCCACGGAGTCGTACTTCAGAAGGTGGGCAAGGGTCTTGTTGTCGGTGAGGTCGTTGACAGCGACGATCTCGATGTCAGCTCCCTGCGCGAGAGCCGCGCGGAAGTAGTTGCGTCCGATACGGCCGAAGCCGTTGATACCGATCTTGACAGACACTCAGGTCTCCCTGTTTCTCGTGCGCTGTGCGCAGCAATCGTGCGTGCGCGGTGCGCGGGGGTTTTTGGCTGAGATGGCGTCCCGACGAGACTTGGCCCGTCGGGACGCGACCCGATTACGACAGTACCAGCAGGCCGTTCGTCTTCTCGCGGGCGACCTCGAAGCGCTGAGCGACGTTCTCCCAGTTGGCGATGTTCCACGCGGCCTTCACGTAGTCGGCCTTGACGTTGAGGTAATCGAGGTAGAAGGCGTGCTCCCACATGTCCAGCTGGAACAGCGGCACGGTTCCCTGCGCGGTGTTGGACTGCTGGTCGAACAGCTGCTGGATGATCAGGCGCTGACCGATCGAGTCCCAGCTGAGGACCGACCAGCCGGAGCCCTGGATTCCGAGTGCGTTGGCAGTGAAGTGCGCCTGGAACTTCTCGAACGAGCCGAAGAACTCGTCGATCGCGGCCTTGAGCTCGCCCTCGGGCTGTCCGCCGCCGGTCGGCGAAAGGTTGGTCCAGAAGATGGAGTGGTTGACGTGTCCACCGAGGTTGAACGCGAGGTCCTTCTCGAGCTTGTTCACGTTCGCGAGATTGCCGCTGTCGCGCGCCTCGGCGAGCTGCTCGAGCGCGGTGTTGGCGCCGGCGACGTAGGTCGCGTGGTGCTTGTCATGGTGCAGCTCCATGATCTTGCCGCTGATGTGCGGCTCGAGGGCTGCGAAGTCGTAGGGAAGGTCGGGGAGCGTGTAGGTCGCCATGTCGCTTTTCATCCAATCCGCGCCGCGCCGCGGCGCTTGCCGATCCTCCGCGCCACCGAAGTGCGGTGCGGAGCGGACGTAACTCATCCTAGTGACGACAACGCATCGTCACTCCTGATCCTTCCCCCATATGACGAAGCGAGGCGACCCCTTGACAGGGGTCGCCTCGCTCGGTTCTCCGATGTCTCAGACGTCGAGCCCCGCCGGGACCGCGGCCTCCGTACCGGGAATGCCCTCCTGCTGCGCGCGCTTGTCGGCCATGGCCAGAAGGCGGCGGATGCGACCGGCCACGGCATCCTTCGTCATGGGCGGATCGGCATGGTGTCCGAGCTCGTCGAGGCTCGCGTCACGGTGCGCGAGGCGCAGCTCGCCGGCGACCTTGAGGTGGTCGGGCACGTCGTCCGCGAGGATCTCGAGGGCGCGCTCGACGCGCGCGCATGCGGCGACAGCGGCCTGCGCCGATCGACGGAGGTTGGCATCGTCGAAGTTCACGAGACGGTTGACTCCGGCGCGCACCTCGCGGCGCTGGCGCATCTCCTCCCAGGCGATCGCCGTCTTCTGCGCGCCCATCTCGCTCAGGACCGTGCGGATCGCCTCCCCCTCGCGCACCACGACTCGCGGCATGCCACGGACCTCGCGCGCCTTGGCCGCCACACCGAGTCGATGTGCCGCACCGACGAGAGCCATAGCGGCCTCCGATGACGGGCAGGAGACCTCGAGCATCGCTGAGCGCCCGGGCTCGCTGAGGGTGCCGGCGGCGAGGAACGCGCCGCGCCACAAACCCGCGATCTCTGCGCGGGAACCCGTCGTGAGACGGTTGGGAAGACCGCGCACCGGCCGTCGGCGCTGATCGAGCAGCCCCGTCTGGCGGGCGAGAGTCTCACCGGCCGCGATCACCCGCACCGCCCACCGCGCGCCGTCGTTGGCACTGCTCGACTGCACCTGAGCGATCTCCGGACGCACGCCGTAGATCTCTGCCAGGTCGCGGGCGACACGCTGGGCGAGCACCTCTGCATCCACCTCGGCCTCGACAGCGACCCGTCCGGCGATCGAGTGCAACCCACCGGCGAACCGGAGGATCGATGTGACCTCCGCGACGCGCACCGTGGGGGGTGCATTGCGGATGCTGACAAGCTCAGCTTTGACGTCGGTGGTTAGTGCCACGACACTCCTTCACGCTCACGCGCCGGATCGCGACGCAAACCTCCAGCTTACTCGGCCCGACGCCGGTCTCACTCCCGGCCGAGGTCCCGGTGTCGCACGTTGACGGCCACCCCGGGCACGGTGGCCAGGCGACGCGCCAGTTCTTCGGCCATCGCGACGGAACGGTGCTTGCCTCCCGTGCATCCGATCGCGACGGTGGAATGACTCTTGTTCTCGCGCTGGTATCCCTCGAGCACCGGCGTCAGCGCTGCCGCGTACGCGTCGAGGAACTCTGCAGCTCCTTGGCGGGACAGCACGTACTCGCGCACCCGCTCGTCCTTGCCTGTGAGTCCGCGCAACTCTTCGTTCCAGAACGGGTTCGGGAGGAACCGCATGTCCGCGACGAGATCGACGTCGGTGGGAAGTCCGTACTTGAAGCCGAAGCTCATCAGGGTTACCCGGTGTCGCGCCGCGCCCTCTTCGGCGAAGAGCTCGGACACCTGGGTCGCCAGCTGGTGGATGTTCAGGGACGAGGTGTCGATCACGAGATCGGCGGCTTCGCGGATGGGGGCGAGCTTGGAGCGCTCGACGCGGATGCCGTCGAGCAGCGTGCCGTCGTCCTGCAGAGGGTGCGGCCGGCGAACCGCCTCGAAGCGGCGCACGAGCACGTCGTCGGACGCGTCGAGGAAGAGGACGCGGATGGCGCCACGAGAGCGCAGGGCACGCGTCACACCCGGAAAGTCATCGAACAGGTTGCGTCCGCGAACGTCGACCACAGCGGCGATCTTCGGCAGCGAGGTGCCCCCCATGTCGGTGAGGTCGAGGAGCGGGCGGAGGATCTGTGGGGGCAGGTTGTCGACGACGTACCACCCGAGATCCTCGAGTGCGTTGGCGACCGTCGTGCGTCCCGCGCCCGACATGCCCGTGACGATGAGGAACTCGCCTTTGTCCCCGTCAGCCATGGTTGCTCCTTCTCCCCCGCTGACCTCAAGCCTAGCGACTGCGCGCTACCGCGTGGACAGGTGCGTGTGGATGTTCCGTGCCAGCACCGGCCCGATGCCCGGCACCTGCTCGATCTCGCCCGGGTCGGCCGACTTGAGGGCGGCGACCGAGCCGAAGTGTTTGAGCAGCACCTTGATGCGCGAGGCCCCCAGTCCCGGAACTTCGGCCAGCACCGTCGTGATCCCTCCCTTGCGCCTCTTGCGCTGGTGCGTGATCGCGAATCGGTGTGCCTCGTCGCGCAGTCGCTGCAACAGGTACAGCGATTCACTGGTGCGAGGAAGGATCACCGGGAAGTCCTCGCCCGGCAGCCATATCTCCTCCAGTCGCTTCGC
This window contains:
- the rapZ gene encoding RNase adapter RapZ, which produces MADGDKGEFLIVTGMSGAGRTTVANALEDLGWYVVDNLPPQILRPLLDLTDMGGTSLPKIAAVVDVRGRNLFDDFPGVTRALRSRGAIRVLFLDASDDVLVRRFEAVRRPHPLQDDGTLLDGIRVERSKLAPIREAADLVIDTSSLNIHQLATQVSELFAEEGAARHRVTLMSFGFKYGLPTDVDLVADMRFLPNPFWNEELRGLTGKDERVREYVLSRQGAAEFLDAYAAALTPVLEGYQRENKSHSTVAIGCTGGKHRSVAMAEELARRLATVPGVAVNVRHRDLGRE
- the whiA gene encoding DNA-binding protein WhiA, with product MALTTDVKAELVSIRNAPPTVRVAEVTSILRFAGGLHSIAGRVAVEAEVDAEVLAQRVARDLAEIYGVRPEIAQVQSSSANDGARWAVRVIAAGETLARQTGLLDQRRRPVRGLPNRLTTGSRAEIAGLWRGAFLAAGTLSEPGRSAMLEVSCPSSEAAMALVGAAHRLGVAAKAREVRGMPRVVVREGEAIRTVLSEMGAQKTAIAWEEMRQRREVRAGVNRLVNFDDANLRRSAQAAVAACARVERALEILADDVPDHLKVAGELRLAHRDASLDELGHHADPPMTKDAVAGRIRRLLAMADKRAQQEGIPGTEAAVPAGLDV